From Hippoglossus stenolepis isolate QCI-W04-F060 chromosome 4, HSTE1.2, whole genome shotgun sequence, a single genomic window includes:
- the wdr53 gene encoding WD repeat-containing protein 53 has translation MARQWSEGHSTPILCVGASPGPEGLLASGSEGGEVTVWSQEGTIIGRLTLPGEEDSTSVVFSPAAPCQLYVSHGDAVSVLDPRNLRGPVEEFQGAGEEEINALALNDTGSALAVADDSGAVRVLELPGGKVSRTLRRHTNICSSVAFRPHRPNNLLSAGLDMQVMLWGLQKTRPLWTLNLQDIAEDEDDHQQRPGQLFNPPLAHCVSVASCGNIVGCAAEDGRVHLMRIGSGSKLEQQGAVKAHSQGASQAHFVHLPSHPYWLVTGGNDGQVALWDLSKHPVVAPEGKAPPRVAQRRKGKNKTKRKEPSQDKAETPLKAEAEKEEAEVEEEAAEDVTYDKSGPKLSISHGDKVNWLCPAVLKGEHCVVVADQSCSLTVYPLSHL, from the exons ATGGCCAGGCAGTGGTCTGAGGGCCACTCCACCCCCATCCTGTGCGTTGGAGCTTCTCCGGGTCCTGAGGGCCTCCTCGCTTCAGGCTCCGAGGGCGGAGAGGTGACCGTGTGGAGCCAGGAAGGGACCATCATCGGCAGGCTCACCCTCCCTGGTGAAGAGGACAGCACGAGTGTCGTGTTCTCACCTGCGGCTCCGTGTCAGCTGTACGTGTCTCACGGAGATGCTGTGAGCGTCCTCGACCCCAGGAACCTGAGGGGCCCCGTGGAGGAGTTTCAGGGCGCGGGGGAAGAGGAGATCAATGCTTTAGCTTTAAATGACACAGGCTCAGCCCTGGCGGTGGCCGATGACTCTGGGGCAGTGCGGGTGCTGGAGCTTCCTGGGGGAAAAGTGTCCAGGACTCTTCGCAGACACACTAACATCTGCTCGTCTGTGGCTTTCAGGCCTCACAGACCCAACAACCTGCTGTCTGCTGGACTGGACATGCAG GTGATGCTGTGGGGTCTGCAGAAGACTCGCCCTCTTTGGACACTCAACCTCCAGGACATagcagaggatgaagacgaTCACCAGCAGCGTCCTGGTCAGCTTTTTAACCCACCACTGGCTCACTGCGTCTCAGTGGCGAGCTGTGGGAACATTGTGGGTTGTGCAGCAGAGGACGGTCGGGTGCACCTGATGCGGATCGGCAGCGGCTCTAAATTGGAGCAGCAGGGCGCAGTGAAAGCCCACAGTCAGGGAGCCTCACAAGCCCACTTTGTTCATTTACCCTCCCACCCGTACTGGCTCGTCACCGGGGGGAATGACGGCCAAGTCGCCCTGTGGGATCTCAGTAAGCACCCAGTCGTGGCTCCAGAGGGAAAAGCCCCACCTAGAGTGGCCCAACGCAGGAAGGGTAAGAAcaagacaaagaggaaagaaCCGTCGCAGGACAAAGCAGAGACGCCACTGAAGGCTGAAGCAGAGAAGGAAGAAGCTGAAGTggaggaagaagctgcagaggatGTGACCTACGACAAGTCTGGGCCCAAACTGAGCATCAGTCACGGGGACAAGGTGAACTGGCTGTGCCCTGCGGTGCTGAAAGGAGAACATTGTGTGGTTGTAGCTGATCAGAGCTGCAGTCTGACTGTCTACCCTCTGTCTCATCTTTAG